A window from Bacteroidota bacterium encodes these proteins:
- the atpF gene encoding F0F1 ATP synthase subunit B, whose protein sequence is MHPLLKPEFGLLMWTLVAFLVVFFILKKYAWPAITNGLKQREQGIADALSTAERVKAEMAQMKSEHEALLVQAREERAMMLKEARETKEKIINESKETAKAEGSKIIAEALAAIEAQKMGAITDVKNQVGKMVIEVSEKILRRELDNKESQEAYIKGLVNEIKLN, encoded by the coding sequence ATGCATCCTCTCTTAAAACCTGAGTTCGGCTTGTTGATGTGGACACTGGTTGCTTTTTTAGTCGTGTTCTTTATTCTTAAAAAATATGCATGGCCTGCAATCACGAATGGTTTAAAACAACGTGAACAAGGTATTGCTGATGCATTGTCAACTGCGGAAAGAGTAAAAGCAGAAATGGCGCAAATGAAAAGTGAGCATGAAGCTTTATTGGTTCAGGCCCGTGAAGAAAGAGCTATGATGCTGAAAGAAGCAAGAGAAACAAAAGAAAAGATCATCAATGAATCAAAAGAAACTGCAAAAGCCGAAGGATCAAAGATCATTGCAGAGGCGCTGGCTGCAATTGAAGCGCAAAAGATGGGTGCTATTACAGATGTAAAGAACCAGGTAGGTAAAATGGTGATCGAAGTTTCTGAGAAAATATTAAGAAGGGAATTGGACAATAAAGAATCACAGGAAGCCTATATCAAGGGACTTGTGAATGAAATAAAACTGAATTAG
- a CDS encoding 2TM domain-containing protein, which translates to MENTSNQQELKDPKLWELAQKRASFKSHLVTYFVMNTFFWILWYLNGRNVGNGGWPWPVWPMLGWGIGLAFHYVAAYVAPKENLAEKEYEKLKNKNR; encoded by the coding sequence ATGGAAAATACTTCAAACCAACAAGAGCTAAAAGATCCCAAACTCTGGGAGCTTGCTCAAAAAAGAGCATCATTTAAAAGTCATCTCGTTACTTATTTTGTAATGAACACTTTCTTCTGGATACTCTGGTACCTGAATGGACGCAACGTTGGAAATGGCGGCTGGCCCTGGCCAGTATGGCCGATGCTGGGGTGGGGGATAGGGCTGGCGTTTCATTATGTTGCTGCATACGTTGCGCCTAAAGAAAATCTTGCTGAGAAAGAATATGAGAAACTTAAGAACAAAAATCGTTAA
- a CDS encoding F0F1 ATP synthase subunit alpha produces the protein MVKMKPEEISAILREQLSNFSSAAELEEVGTVLQVGDGIALVYGLGNVGYGELVEFENGVRAIAQNLEEDNVGVVLMGETGGISEGSRVRRTGQIASIKVGEGMVGRVVNTLGEPIDGKGPITGERYEMPLERKAPGVIFREPVKEPLQTGIKAIDAMIPIGRGQRELVIGDRQTGKTAICVDTIINQKEFFDAGKPVYCIYVAIGQKASTIAGVMKTLQEAGAMQYSIIVAASASDPAPLQFYAPFAGAAIGEFFRDTGRPALIVYDDLSKQAVAYREVSLLLRRPPGREAYPGDVFYLHSRLLERAAKIITDDNVAKQMNDVPDSIKHLVKGGGSLTALPIIETQAGDVSAYIPTNVISITDGQIFLEGNLFNAGIRPAINVGISVSRVGGNAQIKSMKKVAGTLKLDQALYREMEAFSRFGGDLDAATKSVIDKGGRNVEILKQPQYTPFSVEKQVAIIYLGTNGLIRDVPVKKVREFEEHFLMEMDNKLPEVLAEFKKGNLPEDGIKKMVELANGLIPQYKGK, from the coding sequence ATGGTAAAAATGAAACCGGAAGAAATAAGTGCAATACTGCGTGAGCAGTTAAGCAATTTTAGCTCCGCAGCAGAACTTGAAGAAGTTGGTACCGTGTTACAGGTGGGTGACGGAATTGCCCTTGTATATGGATTGGGCAATGTTGGCTATGGTGAACTGGTAGAATTTGAAAACGGCGTTCGTGCAATTGCGCAAAATCTTGAAGAAGATAATGTGGGTGTGGTATTGATGGGAGAAACTGGTGGAATAAGTGAAGGTTCAAGAGTTCGACGCACCGGGCAGATCGCTTCTATTAAAGTTGGCGAAGGAATGGTTGGCCGTGTGGTAAACACATTAGGTGAACCGATAGATGGTAAAGGACCAATAACAGGCGAACGTTATGAAATGCCGCTCGAAAGAAAAGCACCGGGAGTAATTTTCCGTGAACCTGTAAAAGAACCTTTGCAAACTGGTATCAAAGCGATCGATGCGATGATCCCGATCGGTCGTGGACAACGTGAGCTGGTGATCGGTGACCGCCAGACTGGTAAGACAGCAATTTGTGTTGATACAATTATTAACCAGAAAGAATTTTTTGATGCAGGTAAACCTGTGTATTGTATATATGTTGCGATCGGTCAGAAAGCATCAACCATTGCTGGTGTTATGAAGACTTTACAAGAAGCTGGTGCAATGCAGTATTCAATTATTGTTGCAGCTTCTGCAAGTGACCCTGCTCCGTTGCAGTTCTATGCTCCGTTTGCGGGTGCTGCGATCGGCGAATTCTTCCGTGATACCGGACGTCCTGCATTGATCGTTTATGATGATCTTTCTAAACAGGCGGTTGCTTATCGTGAAGTTTCATTGTTATTGCGTCGTCCTCCTGGTCGTGAAGCTTATCCTGGTGACGTATTCTATCTGCATAGCCGTTTGCTTGAAAGAGCTGCAAAAATTATTACTGATGACAATGTTGCAAAGCAAATGAATGATGTACCGGATTCAATCAAACATTTGGTAAAAGGTGGTGGTTCATTAACAGCATTGCCAATTATCGAAACACAAGCCGGTGACGTATCAGCTTATATCCCGACAAATGTAATCTCAATCACTGACGGACAGATCTTCCTTGAAGGTAACCTGTTCAATGCCGGCATTCGTCCTGCGATCAACGTAGGTATTTCCGTAAGCCGTGTGGGTGGTAATGCGCAGATCAAATCAATGAAAAAAGTTGCAGGTACATTGAAACTGGACCAGGCACTTTATCGTGAGATGGAAGCTTTCTCAAGATTCGGTGGCGATCTTGATGCTGCTACTAAAAGTGTAATTGATAAAGGTGGAAGAAACGTGGAGATCCTGAAACAACCTCAATACACTCCATTCTCAGTAGAAAAGCAAGTGGCAATTATATATCTTGGTACAAACGGTTTGATAAGAGATGTGCCGGTGAAAAAAGTAAGGGAATTTGAAGAACACTTCCTGATGGAAATGGATAACAAATTGCCTGAAGTTCTTGCTGAATTCAAGAAAGGAAACCTGCCGGAAGATGGAATTAAGAAGATGGTGGAGCTGGCAAATGGATTGATTCCGCAGTATAAAGGAAAATAA
- a CDS encoding ABC transporter ATP-binding protein, with protein MPAGKKKLFDFSLLRRIFSYASPYKKKFYWSVALAIILAIITPIRPMLIQQTVNKHIANKVEEMIIWITIIQVGIILAETALRFLFSFLTSWLGQTVVRDMRVAVYKKILNLNLRQFDTTPIGTLTTRTVNDIESINDIFAEGLVPIIADLLSIVAVLLYMFITDWQLSLIALIPFPIILLATYYFKESVNRSFHKVRNAVAALNAFVQEHLTGMQVVQAFAAEDKEFEKFKAINKEHRNANIKAIFAYSVFFPVVEIVSALAIGLIVWYGSGQKADVGTIMSFILCLNLLFRPLRVIADKFNVLQMGMIAGERVFKVLDNPDVTPGADRIQDSEFRIEKPTHFKGKIEFENLSFAYTDENYVLKDLSFKVNPGETVAIVGHTGSGKTTIISLLNRLYHPQKGEIKIDDKNIEEYPVDDLRKNVGVVLQDVFLFSGSVLENITLRNPSISENDVMEAAMLIDIHDFIMTLPGGYHYDVMERGATLSLGQRQLLSFIRALLYNPSILVLDEATSSVDTESEMLIQHAIDKMIAGRTSIVIAHRLSTIRKAHKIIVLDKGELKEIGSHEELMKQNGFYYKLYQMQFEKKAEIA; from the coding sequence AGCAAACAGTGAATAAGCATATTGCCAATAAGGTGGAAGAAATGATAATCTGGATCACTATCATCCAGGTTGGAATTATCCTGGCTGAAACAGCCTTACGATTTTTATTTTCCTTTCTTACTTCATGGCTTGGGCAAACAGTGGTAAGAGATATGCGGGTAGCAGTGTATAAAAAAATCCTCAACCTCAACCTCCGCCAGTTTGATACTACACCAATCGGTACACTTACTACAAGAACAGTAAATGATATTGAATCTATCAATGATATTTTCGCCGAAGGCCTCGTGCCGATCATTGCCGATCTTCTTTCGATAGTTGCTGTATTACTTTATATGTTTATTACTGATTGGCAACTTTCACTGATTGCGCTGATCCCGTTTCCCATCATTCTTTTGGCTACTTATTATTTTAAGGAAAGTGTGAACCGGTCTTTTCATAAAGTAAGAAATGCAGTAGCTGCTTTGAATGCTTTTGTTCAGGAACATCTTACCGGTATGCAGGTAGTGCAGGCTTTTGCAGCTGAGGACAAAGAATTTGAAAAATTTAAAGCCATTAATAAGGAACACCGCAATGCGAATATCAAAGCAATTTTTGCATACTCTGTTTTCTTTCCGGTAGTGGAAATTGTTTCTGCATTGGCAATTGGGCTTATCGTATGGTATGGTTCAGGGCAAAAGGCAGATGTAGGTACCATCATGTCATTTATTCTTTGTTTAAATCTCTTGTTCAGACCGCTTCGGGTAATTGCCGATAAATTCAATGTATTGCAAATGGGAATGATCGCTGGAGAAAGAGTGTTTAAGGTGTTGGATAATCCGGATGTTACGCCAGGAGCAGACAGAATTCAGGATTCAGAATTCAGAATAGAGAAGCCAACTCATTTCAAAGGGAAAATTGAATTCGAGAATCTCTCCTTTGCGTATACAGATGAGAATTATGTTTTAAAAGATCTTTCGTTTAAAGTTAATCCTGGCGAAACGGTTGCTATTGTTGGCCATACCGGTAGCGGCAAAACAACAATTATCAGTTTATTGAATAGGCTTTATCATCCGCAGAAAGGTGAAATAAAAATTGATGATAAGAACATAGAAGAATATCCTGTTGATGATTTAAGAAAGAATGTTGGCGTAGTGCTGCAGGATGTTTTTCTTTTCTCTGGTTCTGTTCTTGAAAATATCACGTTGCGCAATCCTTCGATTTCTGAAAATGATGTAATGGAAGCGGCAATGCTGATTGATATACATGATTTCATTATGACTTTGCCGGGCGGGTATCATTATGATGTAATGGAACGGGGTGCCACACTTTCATTGGGTCAGCGGCAACTACTTTCCTTTATCCGTGCATTATTATATAATCCCTCCATATTAGTATTGGATGAAGCCACTTCATCTGTTGACACAGAAAGTGAAATGCTTATTCAGCATGCGATTGATAAAATGATTGCCGGAAGAACTTCTATTGTTATTGCCCATCGGCTTTCCACTATCCGCAAGGCGCATAAGATAATTGTGTTGGACAAAGGAGAGTTAAAGGAAATAGGAAGCCATGAAGAACTGATGAAACAAAACGGCTTTTATTATAAACTCTACCAGATGCAGTTCGAGAAAAAGGCCGAAATAGCCTGA
- a CDS encoding transcriptional regulator, with protein MFNELDPILHSQLRLAVISLLISVKEAEFTFLKEKTNATAGNLSVQIQKLKDAGYIDVTKQFKDNYPQTICKITAAGIAAFEKYVQNLQTYLGK; from the coding sequence ATGTTTAATGAATTAGATCCCATATTACATTCCCAGTTACGACTTGCCGTAATATCGCTTCTCATCAGTGTGAAGGAAGCTGAATTTACTTTTTTAAAAGAAAAAACAAATGCAACCGCTGGTAACCTGAGTGTGCAGATACAAAAATTAAAAGATGCCGGCTATATTGATGTAACAAAACAGTTCAAAGACAACTATCCTCAAACGATCTGTAAAATAACCGCAGCAGGTATTGCCGCATTCGAAAAATATGTGCAAAACCTGCAGACCTATCTCGGTAAATAG
- the atpE gene encoding ATP synthase F0 subunit C → MDFILLADLANAGGAVGAGLAAMGAGIGVGLIGKGAVEAIARQPEALNDIRSNMILTAALVEGAALFAIIVGFLAMVL, encoded by the coding sequence ATGGATTTTATTCTCTTAGCTGATTTAGCCAATGCAGGTGGTGCCGTAGGTGCCGGTCTTGCAGCTATGGGTGCTGGTATCGGTGTGGGTCTGATTGGTAAAGGAGCTGTTGAAGCTATTGCCCGTCAACCCGAAGCACTGAACGACATCCGCAGTAATATGATTCTTACAGCGGCCCTTGTAGAAGGTGCTGCGCTGTTTGCAATCATTGTTGGCTTCCTGGCCATGGTATTATAA
- the atpB gene encoding F0F1 ATP synthase subunit A has protein sequence MTSRLLKSFTVAAFSVLSILFFTPVLAQSHEPEQGTPHEPKKKSTFNAQEVIFGHILDGHEFHFFDIIKKDGTKKPVGIPLPIILYSSERGFEFFMSSKFHHGHEPYKNYRLIDQHYLDELTAEGHDVKKEGLNVGQIVPVLAENNKVIDKSVSVYDISLTRNVVQMILALSLLVWIMISIAKKYKRGEGVKTAPTGMQNLMEPVIAFVRDEVAKPNLGAKWEKYLPYLLTVFFFILINNIIGLIPGTANVSGNIAFTVVLGIISFIVILASSKKHYWGHIFNPPGMPLGIKFILVPVEVLSLFIKPMALIIRLFANMVAGHIIIICLISLIFIFAGLNVYAGWGTSIFSIAFTVFIYFIEILVAFIQAFIFSMLTAVFIGQAFEGEHHHDEAHAAH, from the coding sequence ATGACTTCTAGATTATTGAAATCCTTTACAGTAGCGGCTTTCAGCGTATTATCAATATTGTTTTTTACTCCTGTTTTGGCGCAGTCTCATGAGCCGGAGCAAGGCACTCCACATGAGCCGAAAAAGAAGTCGACTTTTAATGCCCAGGAAGTCATTTTCGGACATATTCTCGACGGTCACGAGTTCCATTTTTTTGATATTATTAAAAAAGACGGCACTAAAAAGCCAGTTGGAATTCCCTTACCAATTATTCTTTATTCTTCTGAAAGAGGGTTCGAATTCTTCATGTCATCAAAATTTCATCATGGACATGAGCCGTATAAGAATTATAGACTAATAGACCAGCATTATCTTGATGAGCTGACTGCAGAAGGACATGATGTTAAAAAAGAAGGATTGAATGTTGGGCAGATTGTTCCTGTTTTGGCTGAGAATAATAAAGTGATTGATAAATCAGTATCAGTTTATGATATTTCATTAACACGCAACGTAGTGCAGATGATCCTTGCCCTTTCATTATTGGTTTGGATAATGATATCTATTGCCAAAAAGTATAAAAGAGGTGAAGGAGTAAAAACTGCACCAACCGGAATGCAAAACCTGATGGAGCCAGTCATCGCTTTTGTACGCGATGAAGTCGCAAAACCAAATCTTGGCGCTAAATGGGAGAAATATTTACCGTACTTGCTTACCGTTTTCTTTTTTATTCTTATCAATAATATCATCGGATTGATTCCCGGCACGGCCAATGTATCAGGTAATATTGCTTTTACTGTAGTACTCGGTATTATTTCTTTCATTGTTATCCTTGCAAGTTCTAAAAAACATTACTGGGGTCATATCTTCAATCCGCCGGGAATGCCGTTGGGTATTAAGTTTATCCTAGTTCCAGTTGAGGTGTTGAGTTTGTTCATTAAGCCGATGGCACTGATCATACGACTTTTTGCAAATATGGTGGCTGGGCATATCATTATTATATGTCTCATTTCACTCATTTTCATTTTTGCTGGATTAAATGTGTATGCAGGTTGGGGTACCTCTATTTTTTCCATTGCGTTTACAGTGTTTATTTATTTTATCGAAATATTAGTTGCATTTATCCAGGCATTTATCTTCTCGATGCTTACAGCAGTGTTTATCGGTCAGGCATTTGAAGGAGAGCATCATCACGATGAAGCCCATGCAGCTCATTAA
- the atpH gene encoding ATP synthase F1 subunit delta, translated as MSNVRIATRYAKSLLGLAIERNELDKAFADMEWLQSVCKSNPDFVNMLRSPVIKSDAKGKIVMAVAKDNIGQLTASFIQLLITKGREGGLPEISTEFIRQYKEYKKIRIVKVTTAVPLSDELKEGIVRFIKSTTDIQNLELETIVNKDIIGGIIMQAGDKLVDASVAYDFKQIGKLFENNDFIYKVR; from the coding sequence ATGTCTAACGTACGAATAGCAACACGGTATGCTAAATCACTGCTCGGACTAGCTATAGAAAGAAACGAGCTGGATAAAGCATTTGCAGATATGGAATGGTTGCAATCGGTATGCAAAAGCAACCCGGATTTTGTAAATATGCTCCGCAGCCCGGTAATTAAATCTGATGCAAAAGGAAAGATCGTAATGGCAGTTGCAAAGGATAACATCGGTCAGTTGACTGCTTCATTTATACAGTTACTAATTACTAAGGGAAGAGAAGGTGGTTTGCCGGAAATAAGCACTGAATTTATAAGACAGTATAAAGAGTATAAAAAAATTCGTATAGTAAAAGTGACAACTGCGGTTCCGCTAAGTGATGAACTAAAGGAAGGGATTGTTCGATTTATTAAATCGACTACTGACATACAAAATTTAGAACTGGAAACGATCGTAAATAAAGATATCATTGGCGGAATTATAATGCAGGCTGGCGATAAATTGGTTGACGCAAGTGTAGCGTACGATTTTAAGCAGATAGGAAAATTGTTTGAGAATAACGATTTCATTTATAAGGTAAGGTAA
- a CDS encoding TonB-dependent receptor — MLRRIPLTILLLTISIFTFSQTTTVIGKVVDNKSRPIRGASITVKDTYDGATTDSTGMFRFKTSEKGEHIIEISSIGFKPYSQTLKLDGRELNLEIGLKEEMNEMQAVVISAGTFEASDRKRAGVVLSPIDIVTTASANGDITGALKTLPGAQQVGESEGLFVRGGTAAETKIFIDGTLVNNFFQSSTPNIASYGRFSPFIFKGTVFSTGGYSALYGQALSSALILESIDFPDRPSANLGVSIIGLNGGYQSLSKKKNFSIGGTYSYTNLYPAFTIIKQKQDYSQMPEFHSGDANFRVKTSKTGVLKYYGYWNKSRLAYTVNSLDTIPYLDKFGVKNTNFYNNLSWKEFLGKGWKVNAGISYTNNHDDITSALQDLNKNDVIFPGLEFKKFDLDLKGNYFNARLVIEKKLKGLSAIRFGSEYNYFNDKTVYTAYNGTTYPGNLKHNIKAGFAEADIYVTNSLAAKIGTRLEYASVIDKVNIAPRLSLAYRLGNGAQASMAYGVFYQNPESKYLPSPNALGFMKATHYIAQYLKTAALTTFRAEIFYKKYNDLIKTDFGSVREIATSNNGFGEAKGIEFFWRDKKTIKDVDYWISYSYLDTKRDFLNFPHAITPNFAAKHTASLVIKKFVQPWKLQFNGAYNYASGRPYYNIGFDGSNYKFNDQGTIPDYHNFSFALNYLPFIGKQNAKTFAVYVLSVSNIFNIKQIYGYQYSYNGMRKEAIVPTSRMFVYIGAFFSFGIDRSEDVINSRLL, encoded by the coding sequence ATGCTTCGCAGAATACCATTAACCATTTTGCTTTTAACCATCAGCATTTTTACATTCTCTCAAACTACAACTGTCATCGGTAAAGTGGTTGACAACAAATCAAGACCTATTCGTGGGGCCAGCATAACTGTAAAGGATACTTATGACGGCGCCACTACCGATTCAACCGGTATGTTTAGATTTAAAACATCGGAGAAAGGAGAACACATAATTGAAATTTCTTCAATTGGGTTTAAACCCTATTCACAAACATTAAAATTGGATGGTAGGGAACTCAATCTTGAAATTGGTTTAAAAGAAGAGATGAATGAAATGCAGGCAGTAGTTATTTCAGCCGGAACATTTGAAGCAAGCGACAGAAAAAGAGCTGGTGTTGTACTTAGTCCGATTGATATAGTAACAACTGCAAGTGCAAATGGTGATATAACTGGCGCATTGAAAACTTTACCAGGTGCACAGCAAGTGGGAGAGAGTGAAGGATTATTTGTGCGAGGCGGTACAGCTGCTGAAACAAAAATTTTTATTGACGGCACATTAGTAAATAATTTTTTTCAGAGTAGTACTCCGAATATTGCATCATACGGAAGATTTTCACCATTCATTTTTAAAGGAACTGTTTTCAGCACCGGAGGTTATTCAGCTTTATACGGTCAGGCATTATCATCTGCTTTGATATTGGAGTCAATTGATTTTCCTGATAGACCCTCTGCTAATTTGGGTGTCTCCATTATTGGTTTAAATGGCGGTTACCAGAGTTTATCCAAGAAGAAAAATTTTTCGATCGGCGGCACTTATAGTTATACAAATCTTTATCCTGCATTTACCATCATCAAACAAAAGCAAGATTATTCACAGATGCCGGAATTTCATAGTGGTGATGCAAACTTCAGGGTGAAAACATCCAAAACAGGAGTGCTTAAATATTATGGCTACTGGAATAAAAGCAGGCTGGCTTATACCGTGAACAGTCTTGATACCATTCCTTACCTCGATAAGTTTGGCGTTAAGAACACTAATTTCTACAATAATCTTTCATGGAAAGAATTTTTAGGCAAGGGTTGGAAAGTGAATGCTGGTATTTCTTATACCAACAATCATGATGATATAACCAGCGCTTTGCAAGATCTCAATAAAAATGATGTGATATTCCCCGGGCTTGAATTCAAAAAATTTGATCTTGATCTGAAAGGAAATTATTTTAATGCAAGATTGGTAATTGAGAAAAAATTGAAGGGTCTTAGTGCAATACGTTTCGGTTCTGAATATAATTATTTCAATGATAAAACTGTTTATACTGCTTATAATGGCACAACATATCCTGGCAACCTAAAGCATAATATTAAAGCAGGTTTTGCGGAAGCGGATATTTATGTTACTAATTCCTTAGCTGCAAAAATCGGGACAAGACTGGAGTATGCATCTGTAATTGATAAAGTAAATATTGCGCCACGACTTTCGCTGGCCTATAGGCTCGGCAATGGAGCGCAGGCTTCAATGGCATATGGTGTCTTTTATCAAAACCCTGAATCAAAGTATCTCCCTTCACCCAATGCGCTTGGATTTATGAAAGCGACACACTATATAGCGCAGTATTTAAAAACAGCAGCGCTTACTACATTCCGCGCAGAAATATTTTATAAGAAATACAATGACCTTATTAAAACAGATTTTGGAAGTGTAAGGGAAATCGCCACCAGTAATAATGGTTTTGGTGAAGCAAAAGGAATTGAATTTTTCTGGCGGGATAAAAAAACGATCAAAGATGTTGATTACTGGATCTCTTATTCTTATTTAGACACAAAACGGGATTTCTTAAACTTCCCGCATGCTATTACACCCAATTTCGCAGCAAAGCATACTGCATCTCTTGTTATTAAAAAATTTGTACAGCCATGGAAATTGCAATTTAATGGTGCATATAACTATGCAAGCGGACGGCCGTATTATAATATAGGGTTTGATGGAAGCAATTATAAGTTCAACGATCAGGGCACAATACCTGATTATCATAATTTCAGTTTTGCATTAAATTATCTACCCTTTATTGGAAAACAAAATGCAAAAACATTTGCTGTTTATGTTCTATCAGTAAGTAATATTTTTAATATCAAGCAAATTTACGGTTACCAGTATTCTTATAATGGAATGCGGAAAGAAGCGATCGTTCCTACATCAAGAATGTTTGTGTATATCGGCGCTTTCTTCAGTTTCGGAATTGACAGAAGCGAAGATGTGATCAATAGCAGGCTTTTATAA
- a CDS encoding T9SS type A sorting domain-containing protein, translating into MKTKFTLPLILLFIAVKVNSQVLFNEVYTDPGGNKHEFFELYNTNTSSAPESLDNYTLVTFFEYTGGNGDIGFYVMDLPNLSVLPRGYFVGSAAIPFSCQGITNSTASDFNWNSTAFRSGSTGGYLKKWVYRHNDLSDGNPDYDEGLLPADFNDFFYRRNGIGASYTMFLYKNGVMQNGVIFGTGGYAEVIPIIIGLPKLYINMSGSAPDFEIDFSTYGTVRIENVIEAAGSDNGYMREADGKCGGWLKSSSQAEHTPHRSNGTVDGNDGVISVSTAIVRGNAINGSVVTYDVVSAPTSTFPITMEVYNDRGPDTMSLDGVDLFIASNSEAVVSDGPFNTTIFPNTANVLVVVKSNIGCIDKVLFVPNVSILPVKLISFNGNMNNDNIKLNWETASNEQAGRYEIERSLDGKNFENAKMIAPTGKNGNEQYDFEEEATAAKVYYRLRVTDKSGIVTYSKILGFSKAIETTQSLTIIGNNVTDKITVSVQSEKNQPLEISVVSMNGNLIAKQRLNVSKGNTITTLSLPSAMNSGIYIARLAGENINSTARFIKQ; encoded by the coding sequence ATGAAAACAAAATTTACCCTTCCTCTTATTTTACTGTTTATTGCCGTAAAGGTAAACTCCCAGGTTTTATTTAATGAAGTATATACAGACCCTGGTGGTAATAAACATGAGTTTTTCGAATTGTATAATACAAATACATCTTCAGCGCCAGAATCCCTGGATAATTATACGCTAGTAACATTTTTCGAATATACGGGTGGCAATGGCGATATTGGTTTTTATGTGATGGATCTTCCCAATTTGTCTGTGTTGCCGAGAGGTTATTTTGTTGGGTCCGCTGCAATACCATTCAGTTGCCAGGGTATAACCAATTCTACAGCATCAGATTTTAACTGGAACAGTACAGCTTTTAGATCCGGCTCAACCGGGGGTTATCTGAAAAAATGGGTTTATAGACACAACGATCTTTCCGATGGCAATCCTGATTATGATGAAGGCCTCCTTCCTGCTGATTTCAATGATTTCTTTTATCGTCGTAATGGTATCGGTGCATCGTACACTATGTTTCTTTATAAAAACGGTGTCATGCAAAATGGTGTAATATTCGGGACAGGCGGATATGCAGAAGTTATTCCAATTATCATTGGCCTTCCAAAGTTATATATTAACATGAGCGGTTCTGCGCCGGATTTTGAAATTGATTTTTCTACCTACGGAACAGTGCGGATCGAAAATGTTATAGAAGCAGCCGGTAGCGACAATGGATATATGCGTGAGGCAGATGGAAAATGCGGCGGATGGCTGAAATCAAGTTCACAAGCGGAACATACGCCCCATCGGTCAAATGGAACAGTTGATGGTAACGATGGTGTAATATCAGTTTCAACAGCCATTGTACGCGGCAATGCAATCAATGGATCAGTTGTTACATATGATGTAGTATCCGCTCCTACTTCAACTTTCCCAATTACTATGGAAGTATATAATGACAGGGGACCCGATACAATGTCACTTGATGGAGTGGATCTATTCATTGCTTCGAATTCAGAAGCGGTGGTTTCAGACGGGCCATTTAATACAACCATTTTTCCAAATACTGCAAACGTATTAGTCGTTGTGAAATCAAATATCGGCTGTATTGATAAGGTTCTGTTTGTACCCAATGTATCAATACTACCTGTAAAACTTATTTCATTTAATGGCAATATGAATAACGACAACATCAAACTTAACTGGGAGACTGCATCAAATGAACAGGCAGGTAGGTATGAAATAGAACGAAGTTTAGATGGAAAGAATTTTGAAAATGCAAAAATGATAGCACCAACCGGTAAAAATGGTAACGAACAATACGACTTTGAAGAAGAAGCAACTGCAGCAAAAGTTTATTATCGCCTGAGAGTTACTGATAAAAGCGGCATTGTTACGTATTCAAAAATTCTCGGCTTTAGTAAAGCAATTGAAACAACCCAGTCTCTGACTATTATTGGTAATAATGTAACAGATAAAATAACAGTAAGTGTGCAGTCAGAAAAAAATCAACCACTAGAAATAAGTGTAGTAAGTATGAATGGAAATTTAATTGCTAAACAAAGGTTGAATGTTTCAAAAGGAAATACGATCACTACCCTTTCCCTGCCTTCCGCTATGAACAGTGGCATTTATATAGCAAGATTGGCTGGCGAAAACATAAATAGTACAGCCAGATTTATCAAACAATAA